The genomic interval TACGGATTTGCTTTACTTTGTGCACTTTTTAATTTATCCCTCTTTTAGAACCTGATGCAGAAAGCAAGAAAATCACCAGACACTGAACTTCGACGCTCGTTACAACAGGTAGTAATTGGTATCTATCCTCGTTGACTAGTACGAGCCCTTACTGTTGATAATTATTGCACTAGATCACCCTGAAAAGTCAAAATTTCTGGGTAAACATGATGCCCGACACTATAACCATatacgaaataaaaaaatgaagtcTGAAGACCTCATGTAAATTTTATCTGAATGACCCATATTTTGTTCATtaagtattttgttttgttactgATAAAGGGAGGGGTGTTTCTAACCTGCTAGCCGACTCTCCAAGTGTGTTAATTCGGAAATAACTGTTTTGGGGGtctcgggattcctgtgaCGAGCAAAAAAGCTCTCCTccctttccccctccccccgctcTTTATTTTTTGCGCCACGAAGATCCTGAACAACTAAAACACACAGGAGAGGCGGCTCGCAGGCTAGGGTCTGTATTGACTATTTTCTTATCTGTGCTTGTAGCACACGGAGCAATTCCAGAGGAACCTGAGCATGGTCACGTGTTTAATGGACGTATCATTTGTATGCACTCGCCCCAGGCCTGTACTAATCCGACTGCGTCAGCCCTCACGTGATGATGTCAAGATGCTCATGTCCCGGATTAGAACCACGTGATACCACTCATTTCCCCGATAAGAATCACGTGACACTGCtcgttttattcttttgatcTGATCtggaattaattttttttttcagtcgaATAGTTAGGATTTAGAGACTGGCGATGCCCAGTCATGAAtatttttcaatataaaaatacCGCCTTTTGGTGGGGTAAAAGTGTGGTGGTGTGGAAGGGGGTACATGTGTTCCCTAACCCCACCCCTATCCACGCCTCTACCCCTGTAATGCAAATGTGCAAAGTATTTCACAAGGGATAAGTGCAATGAATGGGTCCTGGCGAGTACGCCTTTTGTCCGTGTGAGAGTCGACCATTTTGGGTTTTACTCAAGCAAAAAAAGCTTGATACTCTTGACGAGTATCGAATTAGTTGAGAAATATTTGCTTGAGCAATGGTGCACAGGTGGATAGAGTCCTTGTTGTCTCAATTCTCTGTGCGACATGGTTGCAGCAATGAAGACAGGAATTTGTCATGTCAGGAACGAGATTGttaaaagccgcattgtcactgcctcgtacccaggcgtCTCAAGTCTTTAAAAACACGTGAAAAATATACTAGTGAGCACAAAAAAGTCATGGAAAGGTTTAGCGCTGGCGCAAAGGACCAAGGGAAGGTTCGTTTTACCCAAGCACCCCTGCGCGCTTAGTCCAGTAACGCTAGTAAgcgcctgggtacgaggcaggcattgtcaccagtttactctCGGAGGTccaacggaaacctcaacagTTAAAACACaatagaatctattagaatccgcgctatatAGCAGACCACTCTAATATATCAGTTACATCCTCCAAGCGTTTTCCGTTAATAATAGTCgtgattgttacgtaatcgacaggaagtaaactggtgacaatgcggcatATTATACGAacacttcgactcgaacgggTACGTTCATTCGGGGGCCTGAATCATGCTTTACATATCCTTGCTAAGAGTTTTGAATAACAATAAATGGTTTTTCTAAAGGGCTCTAGAGGTTTTTCTAAATCTTTCTATATCTGTGGCTGCTATCAGCCCGGGGAGTACACCCCCTAAAAAGTCACATATGCTCGTCGAGAAAAttgattttaaccctaagggatagaaCAAGGGGTGTGGCTAACATAAATTTTGATCCGTAAGGGACAACAAAAGGGACCTTAAAGGGTGCTTTCATGTATTTTTTGAGGTATCAATATAAAAAGTTAGATTCGAGTTGTTTAAGATTTTACTTTCTTCGTAATTTACTTTCTTCGTACTTTCTCTTGGGCAGTCAAAACAACGAACGCGATTCCGGTCAGCGGATGGTTCTAGGTAATTCCATTTCCTACCCGTCAAAGCTCAAAACGAACATTTGAAAGGATCTTCTTTAGAAGTTTCCAGAAAGCCACCTGTTAAAATCCGTCACGCTTTGCCAACCGGAATTTTATCCGATTTCACCAGATATGTAAATTATCAAATGCATAGAAGTTGTATACAAGTTGTATAGAAGGCCTAAGCATTAAGGTGCAAAAGTTTTGGGTGAAATACGTTGAATGCGTGGTTTTCCCTTATCGCGTGACCCCCTGGTGTCATAATCTTTATTGTCAGGGAAAACCCAACAATTAGCGAAATTTCTAGAAGACAAAAATACACATTACATACATATTAAGTTCGCACAATGTGGATTTCATTTAAAAAGCAGTTGTAGCTAAGGGAAGAGCATCTCTTGCTAGTGCGGTCTCTACAATGGAGAGTAATTATTATGAAGTTCTCGGAGTAGAAAGGAATGCTACTACAGATGACATACGGAGAGCTTATCGGAGACTGGCGCTCAAGTACCACCCAGATAAAAACGCAGGGACCGAGGAAAATTTCAAGGAAGTTTCAGAGGCTTATGAAGTTCTTTGCGATCCCCAACAACGTGAAAGGTTTGACAAGAAGTTCGCACCAGACACGTTCCGCTATTCGTATTCAAAGCGCGCGACAAGTTTTGATTACGAAGTGAATTGCGGTGGATTTCGAAATTCGCATTTCAGTTGTACTACCGAGGAAGCGAAACGAATGTTTTCGAGGAGTTTCTGTGATGAGGATTTCAGTGACCTCATTGGCGGGTTCGGAGACTTTGGTCTTTTCAGTAGAGAGAAGTCTAGAAAAAGCAGTCGATACGATGATTTTTTCAACGAATTTAAAGACGAGATGGATTTTGAAACTCCGTTCAAGAAATTTAAAGTCCAGGATCCGCCGATTGAGAGAGATTTGCTGATCGGCCTTGAAGAGTTACTGAGGGGAAGCACAAAGAGAATGAAACTTTCTAGAAAGATCTTTCAAGACGGATTGTCATCTAAAACAGAGGAAAAAACCCTGATCGTGAATATCAAACCAGGCTGGAAGCAAGGAACGAGAATAGTCTTTCCACGGGAAGGCGATAGAAGACCGGGAAAAGACCCATCAGATATagtattcaaaataaaagacAAACCCCATCGCCATTTCACTCGGGACAAAGACAATAATTTAATCTACAAGGCGACAGTGTCACTGAGGACGGCTTTAGGAGGGATGAATATTCATGTGCCTTCTTTGTGCGGCGAAGTTATTGACTTAGAAAACAAAGGTATAATTCAACCAGGCATGGTTAGAACAATCAAGGGCGAGGGATTACCAATACCGGGGAACCCATCTGTCAGAGCTGACATGATAGTAGAGTTCGACGTACATTTCCCGAATTTTCTGTCACGTGAACAGAGGCAAGGTCTTTTAGATTTCTTGCCGGGATAAATGGGGTTAAGCGAAGAGCTGTTTGGGGCACACGCGCCGTGAGAGTTCTTGAATGTTCCTCAGTCGTATCAAGCAGAGCAGATGTTTaatcaacaaaacaaaatctcGAGTCAAAATAGCTTGTAATTATTTTCACCTACAGTGTGAGCATAGGAGAATATGTTTAAGAAATAGAAATAGttattgtagacaattctagaAGAAAAATTATTACGATTTTCTTAGCGTTATTTTAATTCTTTTGCAAAAATTGACACGCGTGGTAATGATTGTCACGGcgataaaaaaggaataaatttTCTGAATATGGAGTCAATTCGCTCTTTCTAGGTCCTTCTAACGCCATTATATTACACCGTCCTTTAGGTTGTCTGCTTTAGCAGCCACTGTTATTGCACGCACGCGCCTTCCCCACAAGCTTGTGCGCGACGCGGCTACTCGGCAAACTACCCTTTAGTATCCAGTCCGCAATTTGCCACCCCAGTAAAAAAACAAGTGTAAAaagtatccatttccatcagctgATTTGGGGGAAGCTGttgtgcatgttttttttcgatGAAAGTGGTAGATTAGATATAAGAATGTGTCTTTGAAAAGATTCGtctcgataatttttttacaagaagTCCCAGGACTACATAGCTTGCGTGTGTgttctagggggggggggggggaggatttTGCGAAGGACTTGAAGGAATAAAAATGGCGTCTGCTCcccttttttttctgccaGCGAACGTATGAAATAACTTCCCCGCGCGCGCCCTTCCAAAGCAGAAAGTAATCCCTTCGAATCAATATTGGTAGTCCCCCCACTAGAAATTTTCGACTATCACTATGAACAATGGAAGACATTTACTATTCATACACTTGTAGTAATATTTGATTTTCTATTATATCATAATGTTTCTATAGCATAATCGAGATGCAAAAGGGAAAACTTGCGCTaaaagatcacgtgaccttttgcGTGGCGATTAAGCCAaattttctgaaaaaaaaactttcttgCTAATTCGTAAACGCCAAAAATGTTgcgttttgttgttgttattttgccgctaaaagcttAAGCGCACCCAAAAGTCACGTAATGtattagcgcaagtcccctattgcaTCAAAACACAGCCCCACGTTATTCAGAAACAGGAGGATTTGAAAAAATTCACTCCGTTAAgggagtaaacaaaaaaaatactcctcagtggagtagtttttactccaatAAAGGAGTTCAAATTACTCCTTTAAAAGTACTCCATCgcaaagagtagtttttactgtctgagtggagtaaaaataactccctgaaactaacagtgtTGTTATTCAGAAACAGGAGGATTTGAAAAAATTCATTTCTGTGCTTAGTCTCTGCGATCCTTCGCacagaaaatgtttatattgtatATTCTACATAAACAACACACAAGGCGTGAGGAGTGACGCGTACCAGTTTATTGGAGACGATATTACAAAGTATAGATGTaatgtaaaatatacaaaCATGTTCATGTATCAACTAGCCAAAGACTGGGGAAAAACAACCCCGGAAACAACGACACGTTATGCAAACTGGTAAGGTCAAGTGAAAGACGAATGTAATTAGCTAAATATATAGGCATGAGTGAACCTCTAGGGAACGCGCAAGGCGCGAATTCCGAATGCCCAACATAAACACATTTCTTATAGCATCTAGCCCTTGGCGTTCAGATCGGAATTCCTGTGGTGGgtaagtgatgacgtcacagtgcTCGTCTCAGATCCTTCACGGTTCACCTACAGAGGCACAGGAGACCCGATACGAACGCCATGGCTTTGgtatgtgacgtcacagtgCTCGTCTTAGATCCTACGCGGTTCACCTACAGAGGCACAGTAAACCTGGATACGAACGCCATGGCTTTTGTATGTGACGTCACCGTTGTCGTCTCTCGGATCCTACGCGTTCATCTAGGGCACGGGTAACTTGAAACGAATGCCAGGGACTTTCCCGCT from Nematostella vectensis chromosome 14, jaNemVect1.1, whole genome shotgun sequence carries:
- the LOC5502872 gene encoding dnaJ homolog subfamily B member 5, producing the protein MESNYYEVLGVERNATTDDIRRAYRRLALKYHPDKNAGTEENFKEVSEAYEVLCDPQQRERFDKKFAPDTFRYSYSKRATSFDYEVNCGGFRNSHFSCTTEEAKRMFSRSFCDEDFSDLIGGFGDFGLFSREKSRKSSRYDDFFNEFKDEMDFETPFKKFKVQDPPIERDLLIGLEELLRGSTKRMKLSRKIFQDGLSSKTEEKTLIVNIKPGWKQGTRIVFPREGDRRPGKDPSDIVFKIKDKPHRHFTRDKDNNLIYKATVSLRTALGGMNIHVPSLCGEVIDLENKGIIQPGMVRTIKGEGLPIPGNPSVRADMIVEFDVHFPNFLSREQRQGLLDFLPG